In Candidatus Bathyarchaeia archaeon, a single window of DNA contains:
- a CDS encoding 30S ribosomal protein S25e: MEIASTPTWACIMGGAKKKPISQMDTGLTGGEQEQKKPKAKATPEKRVRGVSLPKFEGETFLKELSKMGAITPYALAAKYDLRLSVAKNVLKELERRNIVRFEDGNRRIKIFRFVGA, encoded by the coding sequence TTGGAGATCGCCTCAACTCCAACCTGGGCGTGTATAATGGGAGGAGCTAAGAAGAAACCTATATCTCAAATGGATACCGGTTTAACGGGGGGCGAGCAGGAACAAAAGAAACCGAAGGCTAAGGCGACTCCTGAAAAAAGGGTTAGAGGAGTATCGCTTCCCAAATTTGAAGGGGAGACCTTTCTCAAAGAGCTATCTAAGATGGGGGCAATCACCCCATATGCATTGGCTGCCAAATACGATTTACGGCTTAGCGTCGCCAAAAATGTCTTAAAAGAGCTTGAAAGACGAAACATCGTCAGGTTTGAAGATGGAAACAGGAGAATTAAGATTTTCCGTTTCGTGGGAGCATAG
- a CDS encoding ribbon-helix-helix domain-containing protein → MTLKLPEALIQGLDELVKKGSYPNRSEVIRSAVRDLLRRELWGNP, encoded by the coding sequence GTGACTTTAAAGTTGCCTGAGGCGTTGATTCAAGGGTTGGATGAGCTTGTGAAGAAGGGTTCATATCCTAATAGATCCGAGGTTATTAGATCCGCGGTGAGGGATCTCCTACGCCGGGAGCTTTGGGGAAACCCTTAA
- a CDS encoding DUF72 domain-containing protein produces the protein MKIKVGCCGSRMSLSKYSKSFKLLEVQRTFYQLPRKEVLSKWRSIVPSEFEFAVKAWQAVTHPPESPTWRKSRVDPYTLGDVGLLKPSPDNFKAWNDVVEACRILRAEICLIQTPPSFKCVETHIGYVKAFFAKASESGLKLAWEPRGDWNNKQELVRELCKPNHVIHVVDLLRKSPSYVDRTLYTRLHGLNPREYDYKYQYSEKELEYLLDRLRSYEDAEEAYVLFNNVFMVEDASRFQTILMRKGLCSDA, from the coding sequence ATGAAGATTAAGGTAGGTTGCTGCGGTTCAAGGATGTCTTTATCGAAGTATTCGAAAAGCTTCAAACTACTGGAGGTTCAAAGAACTTTTTACCAGCTTCCAAGAAAAGAAGTGCTCTCTAAGTGGAGAAGCATCGTTCCCTCCGAGTTTGAGTTTGCGGTTAAAGCTTGGCAAGCCGTCACCCATCCGCCTGAAAGCCCAACCTGGAGAAAGAGTCGTGTCGATCCTTATACCCTTGGGGATGTAGGGCTTTTAAAGCCGTCACCAGACAACTTTAAGGCGTGGAACGACGTGGTCGAGGCCTGTCGGATCCTCCGTGCTGAGATCTGCCTCATTCAAACCCCACCGAGCTTTAAATGCGTCGAAACCCACATAGGATACGTGAAGGCCTTTTTCGCCAAGGCTTCGGAGTCAGGGTTAAAGCTTGCTTGGGAGCCTCGTGGAGATTGGAACAACAAACAGGAGTTGGTTAGAGAGCTGTGTAAGCCTAACCATGTCATCCATGTCGTAGACCTTTTGAGGAAGAGCCCAAGCTACGTTGATCGAACATTGTATACGAGGCTGCATGGATTAAACCCCCGAGAGTACGATTATAAGTATCAATATTCTGAGAAAGAACTAGAATATTTATTGGACAGACTGAGAAGTTACGAGGACGCTGAAGAAGCTTATGTTTTGTTTAACAACGTTTTCATGGTAGAGGACGCATCTAGATTTCAAACGATTCTCATGCGAAAAGGTCTCTGCTCGGATGCCTAA
- the cofE gene encoding coenzyme F420-0:L-glutamate ligase, producing the protein MIQILGLRGIPLVKQGVDLAELIVRAVESQGLKLRQGDILVVAQKVVSKAEGRIVKLDQVQPSPLAVNLSRRCGKDPRLVEVILGECQEIVKMRGPHIIARVKTGHVCANAGVDASNVEEGYVTLLPKNPDVSAEKLRLRLRELTGLNLPVIISDTCGRPFRKGQVNLALGASGLRALRDHRGGKDMLGRQLSVTVIAVADELAAAAELVMKKADGIPVAVIRGFDYEHGGRGASELIRHPSRDLFA; encoded by the coding sequence TTGATTCAAATACTCGGGCTCAGAGGCATTCCATTAGTCAAACAAGGAGTAGACCTAGCTGAACTCATAGTCAGGGCCGTTGAATCTCAGGGATTGAAGCTACGTCAAGGGGACATATTGGTCGTGGCTCAAAAGGTTGTTTCAAAGGCTGAGGGAAGGATTGTGAAGTTAGATCAAGTTCAACCCTCCCCTCTAGCCGTGAACCTTTCGAGGAGATGTGGGAAAGACCCGCGGTTAGTGGAGGTTATTCTAGGGGAATGTCAAGAGATCGTGAAAATGAGGGGACCTCACATCATCGCTCGCGTTAAAACTGGTCATGTATGCGCTAACGCGGGGGTAGATGCCTCAAACGTGGAGGAAGGATACGTGACTCTTCTACCAAAGAACCCTGACGTCTCTGCTGAGAAGCTCAGGCTTAGACTGAGGGAGTTAACGGGCCTCAACCTTCCAGTAATAATTTCGGATACTTGTGGTAGGCCGTTTAGGAAAGGCCAGGTGAACTTGGCTCTAGGAGCCTCGGGACTTAGGGCTTTAAGGGACCACAGGGGAGGCAAAGACATGCTTGGTCGCCAGCTCTCCGTTACCGTTATAGCCGTGGCTGACGAGTTGGCCGCGGCGGCTGAGCTCGTCATGAAAAAAGCTGATGGAATACCCGTCGCCGTGATCAGGGGCTTTGATTACGAGCATGGGGGAAGGGGGGCTAGCGAGTTGATTAGGCATCCGAGCAGAGACCTTTTCGCATGA
- a CDS encoding translation elongation factor-like protein, protein MGLAENLVGRVINYFSKISVAAINLNEGDLKLGDRIRIRGSTTDLTQTVDSMQINKVPVTIAEKGSSVGIKVQDRVRPGDEVYKILE, encoded by the coding sequence ATGGGTTTGGCTGAAAACCTTGTGGGAAGGGTGATAAACTACTTCTCTAAGATCAGTGTTGCCGCCATCAACTTAAACGAAGGCGACCTAAAATTGGGTGATAGAATTCGCATCAGGGGATCAACGACAGATCTTACACAGACTGTTGACTCGATGCAAATCAATAAGGTCCCGGTTACTATTGCTGAGAAGGGCTCGTCAGTGGGGATAAAGGTTCAGGATAGAGTCAGGCCTGGAGACGAAGTCTACAAGATATTGGAATGA
- a CDS encoding Zn-ribbon domain-containing OB-fold protein, whose product MESLEEKPTVEGFYKHCDRGELMFVECLSCGSKFAAPKAICGRCGSKNVKWRMSKGVGKLITYTVIHVPPLQFKDQAPYVVGIVELREGFKLLSLIRDVEPKNIQVGMELKVGFEKSNRGEWPYWGRYFFTPL is encoded by the coding sequence ATGGAATCGTTAGAGGAGAAACCTACTGTAGAGGGGTTCTATAAACACTGCGATAGAGGTGAATTGATGTTCGTGGAGTGCTTGAGCTGTGGTTCAAAATTCGCCGCCCCTAAGGCGATATGCGGTCGGTGTGGATCCAAAAACGTAAAGTGGAGGATGTCGAAAGGGGTCGGTAAGTTGATAACCTACACGGTCATCCATGTTCCTCCTCTTCAGTTTAAGGATCAAGCTCCATACGTGGTGGGAATCGTTGAGTTAAGGGAGGGGTTTAAACTTCTTTCCTTAATTAGAGACGTTGAACCCAAAAATATTCAAGTGGGGATGGAGTTGAAGGTGGGATTCGAAAAGTCGAATAGAGGAGAATGGCCTTACTGGGGTCGATACTTTTTCACTCCCCTTTAA
- a CDS encoding thiolase domain-containing protein, whose amino-acid sequence MKLKPLASIVSFGLSKFGKREGLYSRELFYEAAQEAFERAPNLDPRRDVQALFIGQMSEYFEHQGHMGPLAADWVGLERVPAVRVENACASSGVALRCGLLAVKSGLYDVVMVGGVEKMTHIPTINNVEILTLASDNPFEQWNGVTFPGLYALMAVAHMERYGTTEEQLGMVAVKNHRNGSLNPKAHMQKQVTLEEVLSSKPVSWPLKLYDCSLITDGASCVILTRPDIARKFTDTPIDILGSGQAYDRLPLSERESLHSIPAAKLACREAYQMAGITAADVDLAEVHDCFTIAEIMAYEDLGFCGEGEGGKLIEEGVTELDGNIPVNPSGGLKAKGHPVGATGAAQVYEICLQLIGEAGPRQVKDAEVALTHNVGGSGATSVVHIFRRRG is encoded by the coding sequence TTGAAGTTGAAGCCGCTTGCATCCATAGTTTCCTTTGGCCTGTCTAAGTTCGGGAAAAGGGAGGGCCTATACAGCAGGGAGTTATTCTACGAAGCCGCTCAAGAGGCTTTTGAAAGAGCTCCTAACCTAGATCCCAGAAGGGATGTTCAAGCTTTGTTCATAGGGCAGATGAGCGAGTACTTTGAGCATCAAGGCCACATGGGGCCACTTGCCGCGGATTGGGTTGGGTTAGAGAGGGTTCCAGCAGTGAGGGTTGAGAATGCCTGCGCGTCCTCAGGAGTGGCTTTGAGATGCGGGCTATTAGCGGTGAAATCGGGGCTATACGATGTAGTCATGGTTGGTGGAGTTGAAAAAATGACTCACATTCCAACCATTAACAATGTTGAGATTTTGACATTGGCATCCGACAACCCTTTCGAGCAGTGGAATGGCGTTACCTTCCCGGGTTTATACGCGTTGATGGCGGTGGCTCATATGGAGAGGTACGGAACCACAGAGGAACAGCTTGGGATGGTGGCTGTGAAAAACCATCGGAACGGCTCTTTGAATCCAAAGGCGCATATGCAAAAACAAGTAACCTTAGAGGAGGTGTTAAGCTCCAAGCCTGTTTCTTGGCCTTTAAAGCTTTACGATTGTTCCCTCATCACGGACGGAGCTAGCTGCGTCATATTGACCCGACCAGATATCGCCCGAAAATTCACAGACACCCCCATAGACATTTTAGGCTCAGGGCAGGCGTATGATAGGTTGCCTCTATCCGAGCGGGAATCGCTTCACAGCATTCCAGCAGCCAAATTAGCTTGCAGAGAAGCCTATCAAATGGCAGGAATAACCGCGGCTGATGTAGATTTAGCTGAGGTCCATGACTGCTTCACCATAGCGGAGATCATGGCCTACGAGGATCTAGGTTTTTGCGGCGAAGGTGAAGGAGGGAAATTAATAGAGGAGGGTGTAACGGAGCTGGACGGTAATATTCCAGTTAACCCCAGCGGTGGGTTGAAGGCGAAAGGGCATCCAGTGGGCGCTACGGGAGCTGCGCAAGTGTATGAGATCTGTCTTCAACTCATAGGTGAGGCCGGGCCGAGACAGGTGAAGGATGCGGAGGTTGCGTTAACCCATAATGTAGGCGGATCCGGTGCCACATCGGTCGTCCATATTTTTCGGAGAAGAGGGTGA
- the hypE gene encoding hydrogenase expression/formation protein HypE, with the protein MGLDMLERITMAHGAGGVIMQDFIKRHIVKRFGGSMAEVPLEALDDAAVIEGIVLKSDSHTVKPIFFPGGDIGRLAVAGTVNDIASMGAKPIALTCALIIEEGLPISDLERILESMKETCVEANVHILTGDTKVVERGALDQIVINTSGIGRRSEFLDENLQVVREYRKMEAMWLLDTNISPGDKIIVSGTIGDHGIALLSSREGYDFETKLTSDVKPLNHLVEDLLKIGGIVKIKDPTRGGLANTLNEWSEKSRVGLKIEEGRIPIRDDVRAACEMLGIDPLETGNEGKLALAVVPEKADEVLQELRRHEEGKEAEIVGEAVDEYEGVVLMTTVGGSRILPPPAGDPIPRIC; encoded by the coding sequence TTGGGTTTAGACATGTTAGAGAGAATTACGATGGCCCACGGCGCTGGCGGCGTAATAATGCAGGATTTTATCAAACGACACATCGTCAAACGCTTCGGGGGGAGCATGGCAGAGGTCCCTCTTGAAGCGCTGGACGATGCGGCTGTGATCGAAGGCATAGTATTGAAATCTGACTCCCACACTGTTAAACCGATATTTTTTCCTGGAGGAGACATTGGGAGGCTGGCTGTAGCGGGTACGGTTAATGATATCGCCTCTATGGGCGCTAAGCCCATCGCCCTCACATGCGCCTTAATAATAGAGGAGGGATTGCCGATATCCGACCTCGAGAGGATCCTTGAGAGCATGAAGGAAACATGCGTAGAGGCGAATGTTCACATCTTAACTGGTGACACGAAGGTAGTGGAGAGAGGAGCCCTCGATCAGATAGTTATTAACACTTCAGGTATCGGGAGGAGATCTGAATTTTTGGACGAAAACCTTCAAGTGGTAAGAGAATACAGGAAAATGGAGGCGATGTGGTTGCTTGACACAAATATATCCCCTGGAGATAAGATCATCGTATCGGGCACCATTGGTGACCATGGGATTGCTCTATTATCCTCCCGTGAAGGATACGACTTTGAGACGAAATTAACTTCAGATGTAAAGCCGCTTAACCACCTTGTAGAGGACTTGTTGAAGATAGGCGGGATCGTGAAGATAAAGGATCCTACCAGAGGAGGTTTAGCGAACACCCTCAACGAGTGGTCCGAGAAATCCAGGGTTGGACTCAAAATAGAGGAAGGTAGGATTCCGATCCGCGATGATGTGAGAGCCGCATGTGAGATGCTTGGCATCGACCCCTTAGAAACCGGGAATGAAGGGAAATTAGCTTTAGCCGTTGTACCTGAGAAAGCCGATGAGGTTCTCCAGGAATTAAGGCGACACGAAGAGGGGAAGGAAGCCGAAATCGTAGGAGAAGCCGTCGATGAATATGAAGGCGTCGTTTTAATGACGACTGTGGGAGGAAGCCGGATCCTCCCACCACCCGCTGGTGACCCAATCCCTAGGATATGTTAA
- a CDS encoding radical SAM protein: protein MKPNLIRASYGTAVRLGLIRGLVNVHPTAAYFLAFFPGRCSASCTFCAQSSSSKTPIHKLARVTWPTFDFSLVLRRLKYNQTVFRRLCVQSLNYPGFFDDLISIIAGVKDVCSTPISVSAQPLKKGQVAELREIGVERLSIPLDGASPRIFEKVKGRMVNGPYQWDEQLDALINAVKVFGEGFVTTHLIVGLGESDREAVDLMFKMNDIGVLTSLFAFTPLKGTALEDRPPPSLTRYRLLQAVNYLIYEKELNDESLEFDGEGGIKRIYVSRRGLSILSSGEPFRTYGCPGCNRPFYNENVSGPIYNYPRPLSVEEAREATNHLTKYIQLKARL, encoded by the coding sequence TTGAAGCCGAATTTAATCAGAGCCTCTTATGGCACAGCCGTAAGGCTGGGATTAATTCGCGGGCTTGTGAACGTGCATCCTACCGCAGCTTACTTTCTAGCCTTTTTCCCAGGAAGGTGCTCGGCCTCCTGTACGTTTTGTGCTCAATCTTCCTCTAGCAAGACGCCAATCCATAAACTAGCTAGGGTTACTTGGCCCACCTTTGATTTTTCACTCGTTCTCAGAAGGCTGAAATATAATCAAACCGTTTTTAGGAGACTATGCGTCCAATCGTTGAACTACCCTGGGTTCTTCGATGATTTAATTAGCATCATAGCTGGAGTAAAAGATGTATGCTCCACTCCCATTTCCGTGTCAGCTCAGCCTCTAAAAAAAGGTCAAGTCGCTGAGCTCCGGGAGATCGGGGTTGAAAGGCTCAGCATACCGCTGGATGGCGCTTCCCCCAGGATTTTTGAGAAGGTCAAAGGGAGAATGGTTAATGGGCCCTATCAATGGGATGAGCAGTTAGACGCCTTAATTAACGCGGTTAAAGTTTTTGGCGAGGGTTTTGTGACTACCCACCTTATTGTAGGTTTAGGGGAATCAGACCGGGAAGCGGTGGACTTGATGTTTAAAATGAACGATATAGGAGTTCTGACAAGTCTGTTCGCCTTTACACCATTAAAAGGCACGGCCTTGGAGGACAGACCGCCCCCCAGCCTAACCAGATACAGACTACTTCAAGCGGTTAATTACCTGATCTATGAAAAGGAGTTGAACGATGAGTCACTTGAGTTCGACGGTGAAGGGGGAATTAAAAGGATTTACGTTTCCCGGAGAGGTTTATCAATTCTGAGCTCAGGTGAGCCTTTCAGAACTTACGGATGCCCAGGTTGCAATAGGCCATTTTACAATGAAAACGTTTCAGGACCGATATACAATTATCCTAGACCGCTCAGCGTTGAAGAAGCCAGAGAAGCCACAAACCATCTCACAAAATACATCCAATTGAAGGCACGACTTTAG
- a CDS encoding FxLYD domain-containing protein, with amino-acid sequence MKLIPLLLAFTLAYTTIIADTALAEEVEVVSHSSYLDPFGNFHIVGEVENKGAFSLSSFKVTATFFDASGVTLDQDFAYLMLDILPPGYKAPFHIMYTKPQKAAKIASYALTLNYTQTSKLPPVKLQFESQESFVDEAGWMRIRGLVKNMGEETRFVKIIATCYNESGAVVNVDYSYTDPRDLSPGQTASFEITIPYRANLIKSFALLADSENYVSIDEFQWRGLFAMLITMALSYITLLRVKKKPS; translated from the coding sequence ATGAAGCTTATTCCACTTCTTTTAGCTTTTACCCTAGCTTATACAACAATCATCGCGGACACCGCTTTGGCTGAGGAGGTAGAGGTTGTGAGCCACAGTAGTTACTTAGACCCATTCGGAAACTTTCACATCGTTGGAGAAGTGGAAAACAAAGGAGCCTTTTCACTATCCTCTTTCAAGGTCACAGCTACATTTTTCGATGCGTCAGGCGTCACCCTCGACCAAGATTTCGCCTACTTAATGTTGGACATCCTGCCGCCCGGCTATAAAGCCCCCTTCCACATCATGTACACAAAACCCCAGAAGGCTGCTAAAATCGCCTCCTACGCTCTCACGTTAAACTATACTCAGACATCTAAATTACCGCCAGTAAAGCTGCAGTTCGAAAGCCAGGAAAGCTTTGTAGACGAAGCGGGCTGGATGCGCATAAGGGGGTTGGTGAAAAACATGGGGGAGGAAACAAGGTTTGTGAAGATCATCGCGACATGTTACAATGAAAGTGGCGCTGTGGTTAACGTGGATTACTCCTATACGGATCCAAGGGACCTGTCCCCAGGTCAAACAGCGTCTTTTGAAATCACGATTCCATATCGGGCTAACTTAATAAAGAGCTTCGCACTGTTAGCTGATTCAGAAAACTATGTGTCGATAGATGAGTTTCAGTGGCGAGGCCTCTTCGCGATGCTCATCACAATGGCGTTAAGTTACATCACTTTACTGCGAGTCAAAAAGAAGCCTTCATAA